The proteins below come from a single Kosakonia sp. SMBL-WEM22 genomic window:
- a CDS encoding PadR family transcriptional regulator, whose protein sequence is MRHSHDNHDNERHGGRRQRFFGHGELRLVVLHLLRDSASHGYELIKAIETLTEGNYTPSPGVIYPTLELLRDQQLITISDEENGRRVIAITRHGQQWLDESQQQLAQILERIKGRNVGYQLRRDPQMKRALANFKAVLDLRVNQQALSAAQLKQIIGIIDRAALEISQLD, encoded by the coding sequence ATGCGCCATTCCCACGACAACCACGATAACGAACGCCACGGCGGCCGTCGCCAGCGCTTTTTTGGTCACGGGGAGTTACGCCTGGTGGTACTGCATCTGCTGCGCGACAGCGCAAGCCATGGCTATGAGCTTATCAAAGCTATTGAAACGCTGACCGAGGGAAACTACACCCCCAGCCCCGGGGTGATTTACCCGACTCTCGAACTGTTGCGCGACCAGCAGTTGATCACTATCAGCGATGAGGAGAATGGGCGCAGAGTGATTGCGATAACGCGGCATGGTCAGCAGTGGCTGGATGAGAGCCAGCAGCAGCTGGCGCAGATTCTGGAGCGGATCAAAGGGCGTAACGTCGGCTATCAGTTGCGCAGAGATCCGCAGATGAAGCGGGCGCTGGCAAATTTTAAAGCCGTGCTCGACTTGCGCGTGAATCAGCAAGCGCTTAGCGCCGCGCAGCTTAAACAGATAATTGGCATTATCGACCGCGCGGCGCTGGAGATATCTCAGCTGGATTAA